Genomic window (Myxocyprinus asiaticus isolate MX2 ecotype Aquarium Trade chromosome 26, UBuf_Myxa_2, whole genome shotgun sequence):
AATTCTTGGCAtccattttgttttacatatatgtttttgtccatttttccAATGGGAAATGTCCAAGTCTTTCAAACCCCCCAAAAGGTCGTTAAGTCATCATGTCCTAGTGCCAATGGCAGTGAACACACACCCATGTAACAGCTACACATCTCgctcaaattaaattttttgcacATTGCCAATTTAGAGCTGCACTGCAGCAAGTAGCACTATTACatgatgaaaatattaaattacctcTATGATTAGAGTTACCCAGGCTAGGGGACCCTGCCGAGTGCCTCGTAAGTCAGTGTTACAAGCAAAAGGCTGGAAAGCAAATAcgcctcatgttttcattcttAAATGAGGCCGATTGAGCTACTCACATCAGGAACTGTCAACAATGGATAACGGATGAGTTAATTTATAATACACAAGTGCAAATTTGAACTGCACCACCTGCTCAAATGATATTGAGAACAATGTCTACAAGCTTATACCAAATAGACTCTTGAACAAAGTattttaggataaaaaaaaaaaaaaaaaaacttgagtccAATTTTTCTTAATAACAAGGTGGTGCACTGGTATAAACTTGGCTTAACTGGGGGATAAGCAAAACAGTGCCACCCAGTGCTGACAGAATcctgaatttaaaatatattttcaacatTCTTCCCTAATGGTCATCCAGCCTTGCTAGCTCATTTTAaaacaatctattaaaaaaaaaaaaaaaaaaaaaaaaatgtatttacaaaatgtttacaaTGTGCCTGGATCTGTATAAAAGACACATTAAGACAGAGTGCCTACCCATTAAGGATGTGAAACTGCACTGAATaaaaaggagggaaaaaaagGGGGATGGAATAAAGTATCCACATTCATCTGAAGGGAGATTCCTCATGGCCAAAAGAAAAGGCTGGTCCAAGTCTGGTCTAGTCTCTCTTAGTGTTGGCCCACTGAAGACAGAGGGGGAAAGAGTTATGGGTCTCTAGAGTCATGGCATGTTCTGTGAGTGGATGAAGGAAAAAGCCATTGAGAGCCTTGTGGGACTTTTGAAAGCTTGCCACAGGAACGTTTGCCCACTTATCACTGCAGTCATTCTCTTCACTGATATAATCTCAGTTCCCCAGGGGATTTTCTCTTCACACCATGGTCAAGTACGCCAGAGGCCATACAACAATACATGCTGCCCCTACCGCTCTTGCTGTAAAAGTATGTTCTTTTTACTAAAATCACCCCAAATATCTTAAGGTGGCAAATGCAAAATGGATCTTCTGATGTCATATGGCAGAAGGCTGACAAGCTATACAAAAGATGAGATCTAgtctcaaaaacaaaaaagtggttATTACTTTTTGAACAAGTTAAACTGCTTGCTAAGGCACTTGTTACAAATGACTAGAAACATGAAGATGCATAGGGATAGAGAGCAGGGTGAGGATGTGCTTGCAGGCACAGTAGTCACTTTTTTCCTCTGTTGCTAAATCAGATCCTCCTGTCCCCTCTTTCCCTCCTCATAAGTGATTTGAAGTCTTCAGGGTGAAAAAAATGGTGCAACAGTCCTTTATCAGGCCATGAGTTCATCCCGATTATTGGGCCGTCGCAATGTCACATTCCTTGTGGTGGCAccagacaaagaaaaaaaaaaaaaaaaaaaaaaaagcccggGGGCAAGAGGAAGACAGATGCAAGATATATagctggggaaaaaaataatataatcaaATCCCCTACTCCCTAGACACAGTAGGGAACCAAAAAAAAGGCTGTAGGGGACAAACGATTGGTGATctggaagaaaaagaaaagtcagTCAAACATCGTTTTAGAAACAAACTTTTATCAATAGCGTTTATGAAagcttttacatgcacaatctcacACCGATTATGCTCAAGCCGAAAAGGGGTGTGTGGTCACGTAAACACCTTAAAACACAATCGCACATTGAATAAGCCGTCAGAgtgcttaattggtaccatgatgctgcTCATCAATCTCGGTCAACTCAAGCTTTGATCCAGAGTTTTAGATTACAACCCCAatcccaaaaaagttgggacagtcgagtgtttaacACTCTgaaacatttcttctaataacacttaagcatttgggcactaaagaaacaagtttaagtttagaaagtggaattttcccccattcatccattatgtaggtctttagctgcacaactgtatggggtctttgttgccggatggtgtgcttcataatgcaccacacattctcaactggagacaggtcaggactgcaggcaggccaatctagcacccggactctctgcttacacagccatgcacttgaaatttGGGCAGTATGTGGTCTGAAGAAgtggtcctgctggaaaatgcaggaatGCCTCTGGAAAAgactgtgctggatggcagtatatgttgctccaaaatctttacatatctgtctgcattcatggtattCTCACAgatgtgagttacccatgccatgggcactgacacacccctggcccatacagacactggcttttggacctgacgctaataacagcttggatggtcttttttctctttggcccggatagcacaatgtctttttttcaaaaatattttgaaatgtggactcggaccaaaaaacacactgttctactttccatctaagatgagaccgagcccagagaagttggcagcgcttctggacagtgttgatgtagggcttctgctttgcatagtaaagtcttaaattgcatctgtggatgcagtggtgagtggtgttgaataacaaaggtttactaaagttagtCCCATGTTCATgaaatccattacagatgaatgctgtttttaagacagtgatgtctgagggatcagagatcacacgcattcagaaatggttttcatcttgccctttacacaccgagatttgaccagattccttgaatcttttaactatattgtgcactgtagaaggtgaaatgcccaaaatccttccaatttgtctttggggaacattgttctggtgctggattatttgctgaagcatctgttggcaaatctcgaatgatccttgctcttgaaggactaagctgtttttggaggctccttatacagtatacagtactatgacaccatggcctcacctgtttcacatcaccttatttcatcttgtcaaattgttattagtcttaaattgcccgtctcaacttgagcgtgttgcaatcatctgatttgaaattactgtatattttcaaaaaacaatgaaattcacaaagaaaaaaaatcataatgtgtagttgtagtgctttcaatatagcaaaagggagaatataatttacaaatcactcctttgttttattagcatttttcatactgtcccaactttttaggAAGTGGGGTTGTAGTTCACGCGTGTGCACATAAATGAGTGATGTTTGCAGCGAACAGCCAATCACGTGAAACACAGAAAGAGCGCGATTCATTTTCACTTCATGAGATTCAGCAGGATTTAACTCTCCGCTGAATGccgatcattatgaaaatattaagaattaaaatgcattaaacggCACAAGAGATTGATATAAATATGAGAAATGAAAACGGATTTTATACTGCACAATAGATCGCCATGAAATCATgaattaaaacatgatttatacaGCACAAGGGATCACTGTACAATTATGAAgaaattaaaagacatttacacagcaagaagaaacatcGCGGCTGCTGCGAGAGCTTGAGGACTGCTGGAAAcaaattttgaatgtgaaaaaaatatatatataaaacagctgaTATTTCAATGTGTAAGTGAATTCATATGTCCACAACAAGAACATGCAGGCTTTTTAAAAGCTTTATAGaagcttttatattcatttaaataaaataaaaatattcgcCATCTTGTGTTCACAATTGGCAGGTGTTATATTCAGCCACCTTACTAGCAGTTTTATAAATAGCTTATATTACGTTTATTTTCATTGATGTTTCATATTTTTATGGCTAGAGTAGGTTAAATGTTAAACAATTAGTGTATTTAAAATCTAAGACTCCATCTGCTGTTAATCTATATTGAAAATTTATTATAGTCTCGATTTTGTGGCTTTAAGATTTTTTTGGGGGTAAAATGCTCTTTAAGCGACGTAGGAGTGACTTCATTGTGTCAGATGCCACtactcacagctgattgtttCAGCATTTTTTATCAATCTGTAACCCAGAACAAAACTTGCTACAGAGCAGGTTAGCCATGGAGCGCAAGTTATGATGGCGATGAACACCGGTAAAAGCTGACCAACCTTCTTGGTACCTAAGGTTGACGCAAACTAAACTGAAACATACCTGGCTAGCCACCAAAACCAGCTTCCTGGTACAGGCCTCAGGTTGTTTAAAAAGCTTACGATCTTACCCCAATAAGAGATCACCGTTTAAGATGTATACATGACCACAGATGTTGTCAATTTGCACATAAGAGTAAGATCAAGCATGTAAACGCACTCTGTGAAACATCTGTTAAAGAGCAGACCTGTGTCTGTGTAAAAAAAGTTTCATGCATTGAAGCTTGTATTGTATGCCATAGTCTGACTGAATTTACCTCTTCTGCTCACAGTTTAACCTCCTCCCCACTCTCACTGTGGTACTCGGCCACATAGAGACTCTTGTCAATACTGCTGGGAATGGGCTTGATCTCAGTACCCAGCTGTTCTTCAATACCTTTCAGGTTAAAGCGGTCATCATATGTGATCAAGTTAATGGCGAGACCAAAGTGTCCGAATCGACCTGTGGGGAGAAGCAAGCAAATgtcatgaacactgctgccttaTCAAAAGCATACTTGCCAAATCATGGCATTTCTAAACCTGAACATCCTTTCATTGCGGGGCAGAGACTGAAACTAAATTACATGGAAGTGTGTGCATGATACGATGCTGAGGTCACAGAGCTTCCAACTCACCAGATCTGCCAATGCGATGGAGGTATGTCTCCCCAAGTTTGGGGAAATCAAAGTTGATCACAacattcacagcttgtatatCAATTCCTCTTGTGAAGAGATCTACACAAAGAGAAACAATTCAAGCATTTACAAAACAAATCATGAAGGTAAAGGTTTAGCAATTTGGTTTAATGTTTACAAGAACTTAAAGGGAAAATTAggccaaaattgaaaattctcatcatttactcaccctcatgccatcccagatgtgtatgactttcttctgcagaagacaaatatttttagaatatctcagctctgctggtccatacaatacaagtgaatggtgaccaatttttaaactccaaaaagcacataaaagcagcatacgTAAAtcgataagactccagtggtttaatccatttattTAGAAGTAATTCAACTGATTTGGGGTAAAAACAGACCAGAATaactttcactataaatcttgacagcagtctccttggcgatcatgatttcaagcttttttacacttcctagagccatCTAGCGCTCTATGCATGCattaagcactaggaagtgtagtcaagcttgaaatcatgattgtgcttgGAGACCgcaaatggcaagatgtacagtaaaaaagggtgtattttggtctgttctcaccaaaaaccgattggatcgctccagaagacattgattaaaccactggaataatatggattacttttatgctgcctttatggagctttaattttggtcaccattcatttgcattgtatggacctattcttctaaaaatcttcatttgtgttcagcagaagaaagtcatgcatatctgggatggcatgagggcaatgagaattttcatttttgggtaaaagaTTCCTTTAAGGGGCAAAATGGCATTTCTTAAGCCAATTTTTCAAAACATGATTAGGGGAATCAAATTCTGTTTCAATCATCCTTTAAAAccagcacaatccaataaaatataGGTAAGAGACAGTGCCTTTATTTACTGAAGGATGCATGAAATACAGAAGTAACTACTCTGACAAAGACTTTACTGCTCTTACCAGTGCAAACAAGATTTCGACATAAGCCGTTTCTGAAATCATGGAACACGCGGTTTCTGTGTTCCTAAAGAAAGTGAAAACATGCATAATCAAAACGAATAtgcaaaaactaaaattctggATGGTTAAAATGTAGGATTAATCCAGACCAAATTTATGGAAATTACATTTAACTTTAACATCCTAGAGAAAAATTAAACACTTGCTCCATTACAAAATTTTGCCAACAGCAGTGAGGTAACACGGACCCTTCACACCCACCTGTCTCATCTTGGCATGAATGTAGAAACAGGAGTATCCAAGCTGAGAGATCTTCTTGGCCAGGAGCTCCACTCGCTGGGATGAATTGCAGAAGATTATAGACTGATTGATCTGgagctaaaaacaaaaaataaaataaaacacattagaGGCTGATTGTACAGATTCTGTAGTCTACAGTGGAGAAGACATCTACAGATTTGAAAAGCAGCAGGTTAAAGTCTGCCAGGCACAATGATGAAAAAGGCCATTACCCTGGAGAAGAGCGTATTAAGGCAATGGACTTTCTGCCTTTCAGTCACATAGGCGTAATACTGGGTAACCCCCTTCAGGGTCAGCTCCTCCATCAGGTTTATTTCATAGGGCTTCTGCAGATGGGAATTCTGTGGTTGAGGGCACAAATGCATAGTTTTAGTGATCCTAACACTGAGAACACCATCAatgttaaattatataaaatgaacATTGCATCATTTAGCTTTAAAATGCAGCAAACCCACAATTAAAAGGTGATGCGTTTAATTGTTTCGATGGTTAAATGCTTTTTGtcgaaaattctcatttactcaccctcatgccatcccagatgttttctctgcggaacacaaattaattcttagaagaatatctcagctctgtaggtcctcacaatgcaagtgaatggtgatcagacatttagctccaaaaatcacaaaggaaacagaagtactccatacaactccagtgggttaatcaatatcttcagaagtgatattatacgtgtgggtgagaaacagatcaaaatgcaagtcctttttttttttttttttttactttaaatccaCTTTTCGCACTTGCaaatcacatgtggtgcctgtttagtttcactttcacatctgaaagttaaaggagatgtagagagaaaaaggacttaaatattgatctgtttctcacccacacctatagcTTGTGAAGACATGGTTTTaaacactgaagtcatatggattacttttatgtttcctttgtgattttttctaaaaatctgtttgtgtactgctgaagaaagtcatacacatctgggatggcatgaggatgagtaaatgagaagagaattttcatttttgggtgaaccatccctttaatatgCAGGGACATCTATTAATAAGCCATTCGTATGTTGATTGTAAACCTTGTGGTGCTACCAAAACATTGCTCCATTTGAGCAATCCCAATGTATGTCATGAGTTTGAGGCACGACTCAATCAACCAATGGAAGTCACACACTTAACTCTGaataatttataaaaactaaATCACTTCACTATCTGAATCAGTGGGCTTACCATGAATTTCTGCACACTTAAAGGGAAGGTGGCAGAGTACAGCAGAATTTGTCTTTGCTTTGCCAAAGAGCTCAGAATTTCCTCCATCATCTGTACAAAGTCCTGTGACAGGAGCTTATCTGCCTATATAGCAACAaatggatttaaaaataaataacatttaaaaaaaaaaaatgatatactgtatatacaattgcCATACCACAAGCTCTGAGGTACTTAGTGTAACTGCAACCTCACTTGTTAAATTAACTACAATCTTACACACCTCATCCAACACGATCATCTGTACTTGACTGACTTTGGCCACCCCCTTTTTGATGAGGTCTAAAATTCTTCCTGGAGTGGCAATGACAACATGCACTACATAAAACAGGGAAAATGTAATCTGTTATATCCAGGGATTTTGTAGAGAataaaacagctcaaataattcaaaacCCCTTCCCCTAATTTATGTTCACACACCCGTTTCGTCGAGTCTCATGATGTCATCACGGAGGTTGGTTCCACCTGTAGTTGCCATGACCTTGACCCCGCCCATGTGTTTGCTGACCTGGATACAGATCTGACTCACCTGCAGAGCCAGTTCTCTAGTGGGCACAATGACCAACGCTGCAAAAGTCACAAGTGTTCAGTTGCTTAGCCCATGAAGCCACTTAAAGAACAAGTGAAATCATTCATGAaaatctaaaaacaaaaacaaaaaaggtaaaCAAACACAGCTGCAGTCTGTTATGAAACCCAACCATTCACAACATCTTTAAGACGCCCAACCCAATACCCCACCATTAGACAGGTCAAGCAAGTTAAGTTACCTTGTATGCTGTCTTTCTTCAGGTCAATTCGTTCAAGTAAGGGAATGAGGTAGGCGCCACTTTTTCCTGTGCCGTTCTTGGCTCTGGCCAGAATGTCCCTCCCAGACAACGCAATGGGAATGCTCTCCTCCTGCAGGAATGAGTGGGAACACAGTAATGAGCAGATGGGCCAGATTAGACACAGACATCTGTTATACAGGAGATACTGAATGGTCACTGACAGACAAGAAGGTCTAAACAGTCTGAAGCCAGTTTCTCGAAGAGAACTAATCATTTAAAAGTGAGTTTAAAaagcaaaatttaaaaaattcTTAAAGGCTTGGCTGCTTAATTTTGGCAACAAGCTTGTTTTTCCATTGATGAAGATGAATATTCAATAGTAGTGCAGCAgaagaaacaaatgcaaaaacttCATTACATTACATGTTTCACCAGTGC
Coding sequences:
- the ddx6 gene encoding probable ATP-dependent RNA helicase ddx6, translating into MSTARMENPVILGLSNQNGQMRGLVKPAGGPGGGGGGSQTTQPAQVKASSTVNNGHSQPAPTANTIIKAGDDWKKNLKLPPKDLRMKTSDVTSTKGNEFEDYCLKRELLMGIFEMGWEKPSPIQEESIPIALSGRDILARAKNGTGKSGAYLIPLLERIDLKKDSIQALVIVPTRELALQVSQICIQVSKHMGGVKVMATTGGTNLRDDIMRLDETVHVVIATPGRILDLIKKGVAKVSQVQMIVLDEADKLLSQDFVQMMEEILSSLAKQRQILLYSATFPLSVQKFMNSHLQKPYEINLMEELTLKGVTQYYAYVTERQKVHCLNTLFSRLQINQSIIFCNSSQRVELLAKKISQLGYSCFYIHAKMRQEHRNRVFHDFRNGLCRNLVCTDLFTRGIDIQAVNVVINFDFPKLGETYLHRIGRSGRFGHFGLAINLITYDDRFNLKGIEEQLGTEIKPIPSSIDKSLYVAEYHSESGEEVKL